The DNA segment tttcaaaaaaaaatagtaaaaaaaaaaaaaaaaatttgggtgttttttagatttttttaggaattactgtttgtgttcacactggttctcgcggttctcgcaataaggggtggttcctaacggatctttgtcctatatatatatatatatatatatatatatatatatatatatatatatatatgttagtaGAGGAGTGCTGGATATAACATGACAAGAAAAGTGAAAACAAGAGCTGATGACACAATATTCCTATGAAGCAAGCCAACACAAATTCATATGCATCAATCATGAATAAAAGAAAATGCACACCACAATATATAGTAATTGTTAACTTATATCCACATTTTATTCTCAAGTAGAAGCTAGCTTGCACCTCATAGCAACGTACTTCTAGCCATGCAGGTGGTGATGACCGGAACTGGACGACGGTTTTCCAGGATCAATCGGACCACCAATAATGTAGGTGTCCCCGGAATTCAAATGCAATCCTTTTCGGAAGTTTTCGAGCTCACTCTTCCTCATATCTTCTTCAATGTGAATATCATCTTCTACCGAAAGAATCACGGTTTCAGTCCCATGTGGCCCTTGTACAATTTTTTCAGACACCTTTCGGTGTTCATCGAAGTGGACATTTTCGGCTTTTTgaaccatcttcttcctcttcttgaGGAAGCACCATAATGCCGCCATAGCGAATGCCAAAAAGAAGACACCACCGCATGAGACGAACACCACCACGATTATTGTGGAATTGTTGCTTGGAGGGGGTGGTGGTGGGGGGACGAAATGAGGAGGCGATGGTGGTGGGACCGCATGTGGTGGTGGAGGGACGAAATGAGGGGGCGAGGGTGGTGGGCCCGCATGTGGCGGTGGAGGGACAAGATGAGGGGGCGATGGTGGTGGGACCGCATGTGGTGGTGGGGGGCTAAAAtgtggaggtgatggtggtgggacGAAATGAGGAGGCAATGGTGGTGGGACGAAATTTGGTGGGGATGGTGGCGGTTTTGCGGTAGGAGAAGGTGGTGTTGAGGTGGGAGATGGTGGAGGAAAATGAGGGAACAAGTATTGAGTAGAAATGGAAGCCATTAATGTAATGTATGTAAGAAAGGGTTGAGGTGCCCTTATTTGTAGTACATGAGGATTGGAAGATTATTACTTGCAAGGATCACTAGACTTGCTGCTCATTTTAAGCTATGAGAGTTTCTTTACATTGATTGTATTGCAAAACACTTCTCTAAAGTCTAAAGCTTCAAAGTATTATTCTTCaaactttaaatttaaattataacTAGGTTTATTCGCTCACGCCCGCTGCGCGTGGGACTCGGATTACCCAACACTCGGATTGTGTGTTTATTATAACCGTCTTAAATACCTAACCGATCAGgtttcaccaccaccaacaatACAAAGTTATAAAACAACCCTGAACATCAAAATCATCGACGCATCACACACCAAAGGAAAAGaaggaaagaaaaaaaatgaaaataacagTTTATACATAGGTGATAGGTTTAGGCgtttagcaaatggtaaaacgaTTTTCCTAACATGGATTTGTATTGCAATACTAATTCACGTCATCAATGACCGACTAAAATTTAGAAAAGAAGACATGCAACGACAGTAATCAAGAAATGCAACCAAAACTAAAAGTCCCCTTCGATTAGTTCAATACATCTCGAGAAATCCTAAAAAGATATTATCATAGAAATCCTAAAAAGATATTTTCAACTATATTTCCAAAAATCCGTAAGTCAACAAAGAACCTTCCTTGGAACTCTTGAAAAAATTTAGACCTCAGGCGACGAAAagaattgggcccaaaattatgattaagggtaaatgaattacaaaaataaaaatttagTGATGAAGCAAAGACTCGAACTTAAGACCTTTGTATTATTTTTCTAAGACAGTTtttaccactacaccaccaaTACTTGTTTACATAATAAACGGATAACtaaactaaatatataatttaataaatatatacaagcttATAAAGATTTTTCGAGCCCTTTGAAATTTTGGGTCTCGGCGTCGGCACGGGTTTGCCGGGCCTAGAGCCAGCCCTGAGTCCACAAATTAATCCTAAAAAGATATTATCACATATTTTCAATTATATTTCTGAAAATTCATAAGTctacaaactaataaattaattGTAACATCAAAATTCTGTAGGCGGTTGGATACTTTATTATACTATTGCTATGGATTCAAAAATTGGTTGTCAATCGCATATTATCGCCACACATTCAAAAATCGGTAGTTAATTGTAGATTCGTATCAGTTTCATAGACTGATCATATTGTAGCGCAAATTTGATCTGTATCAGTTCAGTTTATAATGGTATGACATCGATACGACACTTGGTATCTATAGGTAAAACTATTTTTACTTTAATCAATTACCAACCATACGCTTTAGTTAAAGAGGGTTAATTGGTTAAACCAATCTTTTAATAACCATTAAATTGTGTAATTAAAATTTGTGTAATACGTTTAAATGTGAATACTAGTTTATTGTTGATAACCTATTTAATGTATAAAAATTAGCTTAAACTAAATTAAATATTACTTTTATCGAATGGAGTAAATGGTTCATGAGGAATTTAATCAAAGCGTCTTCTTTGTTCTTTtgcttaacttttttttttttgtttacctTATTGCCTAGATATTTTatactgaaaattattatttaatgttaatatatataataaatgttacATAACATTTAGGGGCGGACCTACCTCTTGACAAGGGGTAACCCCATTACCTCTATTTCTTGTAATGTTGTCTCTATAAAGTTTTTCTAGATTCGTCACTGATAACATTGCAACTATAGTATTATACATTTTATCTTGTTATAAAATACATATCTTCTCAGATTAGCATTATAAGTATATATTATTTTacataaataataattaaacctATGTGTTATACATATTTGTTTGTATCCTATTTCATATTGAGGTAAAAACCCATCTCATTCGTATTGTTTGTATTGTTCTTAATTAAGTAATATTAACGTTTGAAAGTAATTATAATTATGTAGATACATGACATGATTGTCTCAATATAATATTGAGTTATAAGAACTttgggtatggtggggcgggggttgggttTGGGTTGGGGTTGGGGTATTAGTTAACACGTGGCTTGGGGGGCAGACATGGGCTAACCCACATTCaacacggtatggtggggcgggggtttggggcgtgggtttggtgggcttcaCTGGACTGACCCGCTGGGCTATTTGaatattatttaaaacaacaaatttaattttttttaatatttttaaataaagaaaattacaaaaaaattcctaacttttatatttgttttttatctctTATCTCATCGTCAAGACTAGTTATAACTCGTCACCCTGTAGGTGATCAATGGGCTGGGACAGAAATTTCAAATCATCCCGTTTTTGTTTCTGGGCATCTCTAAcggcatctctagcttctttgctccttcgtatttcggccctttgttgttggaatacgttgaatgtatccaacttgcatgaaatgtcatccaactggtcgctgtatattcccctacgcgggcccgaactcccagctgaaggcgaTGCCGTACCAGATCTTGATTTTTGAGCACGCCTTCTTGCGGCATTTCTTCCATACTCAGGCcggtttgggcttggcgaatcatccaaaaggtcctcaaactcttgatctcgtgcatcagattgtgcttgggacgaggcccttgaccttttggaagacgagTTACTTTCACTACCAATGGGGATATTCGCCCAGTTTGGATGGAACTTACAAATCTctcaacaatgcatgaaacggaagttGGTCCCCACATTTGATTTGAATGTGACCACTGCATTTGTCACaatgtcggcttcggtttcaccactttttgagttttgctttgctttatttaaaatagcattatattttgtaagttgggtgcttatctcgctccacttcgaggataagctatcgttttcacgataagcctcccttcccatttcttcatggaataCTCTACTAACCGCTTTCCACAGGGCGGTTCGATGttgagaatttcctattttaataaaaacaaaatttaatatattacaaagttatataaaaaataaccattaataaaaaaaaagtttaagaatacctaaagttggatgttgagattgttgataccaagccctcgccaatgcaacttcttcagcaacgacccatttttgttgttttcattTGGCGGTTTCAAGTGCTTTATCCGCCTcgtttttttcttatgacttctctttttgatgggtttcgatGCGGAAGGAGCATCGATGGGTGGTTGAGTTTCAGGGACGGTTTCGgtttgtgaaaggtcgatggaggttggtgaaaggttgatgggcgattgtgtaaacggggtaggtatcgaatcatcggtgtgtgggaagttagtaaacaCACGATTCCCGATATACGATACATAACTCGCTTCAACGGGCATAgaagagtgtatgaaaaatggacgaggcattggacgattgggtggtgggctaggattactTTCTTGGAATGCATACGGGTTGTTCGGGTCATAAGGACGGTTATAAGGATGCAAtttttcgttttgtagaaggagaattgaagatgattatagaagatgtggttgaatgtggtaaaaaaggaagaaaaatgtgagttttatagtgaaaaattaattttttttaacatagccgttggccaacgactATTTTGTTTTGGCCATACACAGCCTGCCATGTTAGCTCGCTTCCCCCACCCCACGCCCgacttgaaacccaagccccaagggccacaccccaacccaagcccacctggGGTGGTGCCTTGGGCATTTTCCCCCAACCTACgctccaacccaagccccatacccaaTAGCCTAAGATTGGAGGTAATTAAAAAAGTGGACTTCAAATGAGGTAATAAATTGAGGAGGAAATTGtcattttggtccttgtggtttgggcacttttgccattttagtccaaatctcaaactttttaattctgggtccctatggtttcacttttattgccattttagtccaaaattcaaaaactctcattttttactgttACCACCtgtctattttgtctttttgtgcaggggtatttttgtcCAACTGCTTTAAATTTaacattttcttaattaaaaaactaaaagtaaataaattattaaTTCATTTAAATACCCTTATTAATATTCATATCCCCATTTACATTACCTTCTCCATCACACATAACAAATATAGTCTTCTACATCACCATCCAGCCGCCATCACCACCAACCGCCACAACTCAACCACCAACACTAGCCACCATCATCTCTCTCACCCCCTCTCTATACGTTTTGCCCACCACCATCAGACCCCTCCACCACCAGACCTCTCCACGACCAGACACCGCCACCAGCTTCACCACCACAATCAGACACCACCCCTACCCACCAACCCTTGCCACCACCGCCATTACCATCCCTACCCACCAACccccgccgccgccaccaccaccaccgactCTGGGGTTTCGTGATAACGACCTAGAGACGAAAGGACGGGGATGACGGTTGTTCGGGCCATGAAGAAAACAGCAATGGTGCTTCGGAGACCTAGTCACCGCCTCCGACGATAGTGGCTAGGGTTCCGGTCAGATTTCGGTAAGGCGTTTCAAGTTGATTGTTCTTCTTTTGTCCAGATCGGGAGTGACAAGTGTCAGATTTAGCGGTGGATTTGAAACTTGCGGCTAGGATTCCGGTCAAAGAGATGGATTTGAATAGAGATGGATCTGAAACTTGTGGTGGCATGTAGTGATGTCTGGGGtgagaaagaaagaagaagagggGTGGTGTTGCTGGGGTGAGAAAGAAAGAAGAAACAGATGCAGATGTTgggatggtgatgatgatgactatatataatcaaattgagttTTGAGGATtttctattatatatatatatatatatatatatatatatatatatatatatatattaatgtttaaaatgataaaaatacCCCTGAACAAAAGGACAAAACAGGGTGTTTAATTTAGAGATTCTGGTCAAATTTCACTTTTGGattaaaatgacaataaaagtaaAACCACATGGACtcaaatttaaaaagtttgagatttggactaaaatagtAAAAATGCCCAAACCATAGAGACCAAAATGAGAGTTTACTCTAAATTGAAATTGATAAAGATAGAAAAACTGTGTGTAAAATCACGCTGTGTTCCAGAGATCtacttaacagggggaggggaggggaggggagggaaaatggtgttccagagatccacttaacagggggaggggagggaaaatggggtttttttttgcctgaaaatagtctttccaatttagaaagacatggaggggaggggaggggagggaaggggagggatttttaactcgggaacacacCGTCAGTGTACGTATAACACAGGCTTTGGTGGTTGTGAAGTTTTTGACTCAAATCTCAATATGTTGTTTTTTAGtttgtattatttttttctttttcatttcctATCACTCTAGGCTTCTTAAGATCTGAAGAACAATCCTAAACACAGACAGATAAACCCCAAAATGTTGACATCGTCGTCTCCTTCCTCCTgactcctccaccaccaccacaacctaaCTCATAACTCTTCTTCCATACACGACACAGGCTATGAGGAgggtttgtatttttttttttgctacagTAAAGGTAACCTTTAATCACCCAGCTGATAAAACAACCGTCCAAAACCACcaataacaccattcaataactGTTTATAGGATATGCACACAAGTCTTTTAGATATATGTTTTTTTTGTGTTATGTATTTATAGGTGAGTGTTCGAGCAAAAATTTTGATGTAATGTTTTTGGAGTCAGGTGTTGGTGGGGATTATTGAACTCAATAATAGTGATGCATAGTAACTGCATTTGATAAGTACTCGAAAGTGCATATAAAATTCAAGGGAAATTACATCATTGGAGTACCATGAACCTGCGATGCTCTCTTAATCTTCTCGAAAGCAGGCCGTTTCAACGTTTTTAAAGGCCGTAAGCGAACAATAAAGTCGGAGCCTTTTGAATTGGTATAAAGAAAACATCGATTCTGAGAGTTGTTACCTAGGTTTTATGTGAGTTGCACTCATATAATTTAGCCCATATAATTGGTATAAAGAAAACATCGGGGCCTTGGTCGACATTACATTTCACGAGGTAAATAAAGGTAGGCGTCGACGATGACAGTCCAATTTTAGGCCAAACCTACATTTTATTTGAAAAAATCAAATTCGTTAAAATTAAACGAGTGAAAGGTGTATATTGTCTATAGTATTACAGATATTGATGTGACGATGTGAATAGTGAAGCTGTGATGGCCTACGGTTtaccaatatatatataataggaaTTTAAAATCCATATATAAGATTAAGAGGTAAATGCCATTTTAGGCttggtggtttgggtcattttgccagtttagtcaaaaggtttcatttttcttatgtgggtccaaaaaggtttcaccgttgccattttagtccactgggttaacttaaTCCATCTTTTCTGTTAaccagaagggcaattcggttattttatatgtaattctgttaactagaaaggcaattcggcaacataaaatgaccgaatcgcccttctcattaacagaaataatggatgaagttaatccagttgactaaaatggcaacagtgaaacctttttggacacacaggcgaaaaatgaaactttGTACAAAACTGAcaaaatagcccaaaccacaagctttaaaatggcatttaactctaaaattaaatttttatttaatttagtaAAATTGtgttatattgcataaatataaTAACCATATTCTAAACTTTTACAGAAATTATATAAAGGGCTTTtgtacaccaccaccaccaccaccaccattagtattactattattattattattattattattaaaaactttCATAATGATTATTTTGTAGTTTTGTAGAATTAAAATTTCTAACCAAACATATACAGTGTAGGTAGCTTATTTAAAAGAAATAAGAGGTGTATATATATGatgtaataaaataaaaaaataaaaataaataaaaaagaagaaagaaaacaGCACAAAATAAAATAGGGGGATCGAACGTTTGAGCTCTTGTTTAGAAGTAAAGGACTTTAACAAGTTGTACTGCTATTCTTTTAACGTTGAATGACATCTTTTTATTAGATAAATAATAATtgctataatttttttaaattggAGGCCCTAGGCCCAAGCCTAGTATGAATAGCCCATTGGGCCGGTCCTGCTCGAAAGATTTGAGTTTTTTTTAATCAACTAAATCAGAGGGAGGGGCGTGAGCTTGTCCTCATAAACCCCGTTGTCTCTTCGATTACTCGTTGTGTTCATCGACTTACATGCTGCAACCCCAACTCGAGGATGAAAAGCGGTGGAGGTATTGAGAGGTGACCTAAAACCTTTTTTGTTACCTAACCCGACTGTTTACCAGGCTTCGTAGATATGtttatattttaatataaataaaagaGATTACCTAGTTGCAGTTCAGTAAGGGAAGAATCTAGGATACCCATCTTTGCATAATTCCGGGCTAAcctgatgtaacacctcgaaaattcacgtcctataatgcgttgacacgtgtcataaattgaacgtgtgaaagaatgtgctgaaaggactaaaattgacaatcATGGAAAGTATGTGAAAATACGGGTTCTAAATGTCAAATAGTGAGTAAATATATTtcataataaccctacatgagGTTCATGTcatcaaacgaataaatcatggatcatgcgaagcaaaagtgagagattacgaactataggggttaaatgtgtcaacatgtttaagttatacctctgagtgacctttttgACAAACtcgaagctttgtaatggttaattatgctcactagaatgcacgatataaatttcataaagtttcgtaatcgtatgagaaagttatgatcaaattcgtacgtgAGGGGGTTAAAGCGTAAACATTAaaagttaagacttttcgggtTAACCGGAAGTGTCCAGGGGCTTGGTAAAGTGGGTACAAATCTTGAAGCCCTTATATGGCAAGTTAGAGGGTTCAAATTGCAAGTAATAGGTCAGTTGACCTTTCGGAAAGGCATAAGGGTGAGATGCAACATCAAGAAAACGTTTTTGTCTGAAAATAACACCCACGTGGCCCGCTTCAGTTTCATCACCatcccacgcgggccgcctgggacgcccagatgcagaaaaatgttCTTGTTGCCTATTCAGCCTTCTAAACGTCAATTGTTACCCTCAAACACTTCCAAGAggcccctaaacgacccctaaaCACTAGAGACACATGTTGGAAGCTTGTGGTCAGTGCTAGACTTACTTGTCAACTTCCTATGGTGGATTAAACCACTATATAAGGCCTTAGTTACAACTATAGAGCTCACACCTTCATCTGCATTTTTGGAGCATCTCTGGAGCACAAGACCTCTCCCAAGTGATCCCTGGTCGTTCATAGGACCCTTGTAAGTTTGCCTAACCCTTCCTAATTGAGTTTtagcttagttttagcttaaaagtcaaaccgtcgtaattaacgggtGACTTTACGATttatcacaaatggtccagtgattagtcgaatcgaaagtagttataagttggtatttatgtgagtaataaacccttaagagggttccccctgatcaccactctaactaggtcaaaagtcgggtcaaacttatatttaaaaagtcaacaggaagcctAAAATGCCATTTATGCATAATTAACATTATAGATCATATACAACCTGTTGAATCATTgttataacttggtaataagtgtaagaacatgtctaaacatgttcaacctgacgatttcctgtttagacccggttcggaaccgaaagtcacatagtttgacttacactttgactttcagttcttaCCCGTTTAGGCATGTTTTGGAAATGCCTCAGAGCTTTAATTGGACTAGGTTACATGTTAGTActaccctctgtgattatacaccttggtgcattagttatccaattaatatgcatgtttccgttaattgcccatatgttgaccattatgcccttattgccttaaaacgtgatttttggaaat comes from the Helianthus annuus cultivar XRQ/B chromosome 4, HanXRQr2.0-SUNRISE, whole genome shotgun sequence genome and includes:
- the LOC110937977 gene encoding proline-rich receptor-like protein kinase PERK2, with translation MASISTQYLFPHFPPPSPTSTPPSPTAKPPPSPPNFVPPPLPPHFVPPPSPPHFSPPPPHAVPPPSPPHLVPPPPHAGPPPSPPHFVPPPPHAVPPPSPPHFVPPPPPPPSNNSTIIVVVFVSCGGVFFLAFAMAALWCFLKKRKKMVQKAENVHFDEHRKVSEKIVQGPHGTETVILSVEDDIHIEEDMRKSELENFRKGLHLNSGDTYIIGGPIDPGKPSSSSGHHHLHG